A genomic window from Dethiosulfovibrio russensis includes:
- a CDS encoding tyrosine-protein phosphatase gives MKKARLNELLTAFVTLLYLRAVNFHTVSKGVLYRSAQLNLDRLSRYVETHSIKSIVNLRGPQAGRRWYRREKEFSRSRGIVHADFDLSAIRKIPVQELDRILEFMRNAPKPILIHCYAGADRTGLIAALWRLAEDRDAPLQALSRQLCWMKGHFSTLHIGTNAMVRSFWDYVRHIQGDGPLRGRPLAD, from the coding sequence ATGAAGAAAGCCAGATTGAACGAGTTGCTCACAGCCTTCGTTACCCTACTATACCTCAGAGCGGTCAATTTCCATACCGTCTCAAAGGGGGTTCTTTACCGATCGGCCCAGCTCAACCTCGATCGGCTGTCCCGCTACGTCGAGACCCATAGCATCAAGAGCATAGTGAATCTGAGAGGACCTCAGGCGGGAAGACGATGGTACCGCAGAGAAAAGGAGTTCTCCCGATCCAGAGGCATAGTCCACGCCGACTTCGACCTTTCCGCGATAAGGAAGATTCCGGTCCAGGAGCTAGACCGCATACTGGAGTTCATGAGAAACGCCCCCAAACCGATACTCATACACTGTTACGCCGGAGCGGACCGAACGGGTCTGATAGCCGCTCTGTGGCGCCTGGCCGAGGACAGAGACGCTCCCCTTCAGGCCCTTAGCCGTCAGCTATGTTGGATGAAGGGTCATTTTTCCACCCTCCACATAGGTACCAACGCCATGGTCCGATCGTTCTGGGATTATGTTAGACACATCCAAGGGGACGGCCCTCTGAGAGGTCGCCCTCTGGCAGATTGA